In Streptomyces seoulensis, the following are encoded in one genomic region:
- the gltX gene encoding glutamate--tRNA ligase, with protein MASAAGSPVRVRFCPSPTGNPHVGLVRTALFNWAFARHHEGTLVFRIEDTDAARDSEESYNQLLDSMRWLGFDWDEGPEVGGPHAPYRQSERMDIYKDVAAKLLDGGYAYRCYCSQDELDTRREAARAAGKPSGYDGHCRELSEAQVEEYTAQGREPIVRFRMPDEAITFDDLVRGEITYLPENVPDYGIVRANGAPLYTLVNPVDDALMDITHVLRGEDLLSSTPRQIALYKALMELGIAKQIPAFGHLPYVMGEGNKKLSKRDPQSSLNLYRERGFLPEGLLNYLSLLGWSLSAAQDIFSIAEMVAAFEISDVNPNPARFDLKKCEAINADHIRLLDVKDFTERCDPWLRAPFAPWAPEDFDEAKWQAIAPHAQTRLKVLSEITDNVDFLFLPEPVFDEASWTKAMKEGSDALLRTAREKLESADWTSAESLKEAVLAAGEAHGLKLGKAQAPVRVAVTGRTVGLPLFESLEVLGKETTLARIDAALERLAA; from the coding sequence GTGGCTAGCGCAGCAGGCTCCCCCGTACGCGTCCGTTTCTGTCCCTCGCCCACCGGTAACCCCCACGTGGGCCTGGTGCGCACCGCCCTGTTCAACTGGGCGTTCGCCCGCCACCACGAGGGCACCCTGGTCTTCCGGATCGAGGACACCGACGCGGCCCGCGACTCCGAGGAGTCCTACAACCAGCTCCTGGACTCCATGCGCTGGCTCGGCTTCGACTGGGACGAGGGCCCCGAGGTCGGCGGCCCGCACGCGCCGTACCGCCAGTCCGAGCGCATGGACATCTACAAGGACGTCGCGGCCAAGCTCCTGGACGGCGGCTACGCCTACCGCTGCTACTGCTCCCAGGACGAGCTGGACACCCGCCGTGAGGCCGCCCGCGCCGCCGGCAAGCCCTCGGGCTACGACGGCCACTGCCGCGAGCTGAGCGAGGCGCAGGTCGAGGAGTACACGGCCCAGGGCCGCGAGCCGATCGTCCGCTTCCGGATGCCGGACGAGGCGATCACCTTCGACGACCTGGTGCGCGGCGAGATCACTTATCTCCCGGAGAACGTCCCGGACTACGGCATCGTGCGCGCCAACGGCGCCCCGCTGTACACCCTGGTGAATCCGGTCGACGACGCGCTGATGGACATCACCCACGTCCTGCGCGGCGAGGACCTGCTCTCCTCCACCCCGCGCCAGATCGCCCTGTACAAGGCGCTGATGGAGCTGGGCATCGCGAAGCAGATCCCGGCCTTCGGTCACCTGCCGTACGTGATGGGCGAGGGCAACAAGAAGCTCTCCAAGCGCGACCCGCAGTCCTCGCTCAACCTCTACCGCGAGCGCGGCTTCCTGCCCGAGGGCCTGCTCAACTACCTGTCCCTGCTGGGCTGGTCGCTCTCGGCGGCCCAGGACATCTTCTCCATCGCGGAGATGGTGGCCGCCTTCGAGATCTCGGACGTGAACCCCAACCCGGCGCGCTTCGACCTGAAGAAGTGCGAGGCGATCAACGCCGACCACATCCGGCTGCTCGACGTGAAGGACTTCACCGAGCGATGCGACCCGTGGCTGAGGGCCCCCTTCGCCCCCTGGGCGCCGGAGGACTTCGACGAGGCCAAGTGGCAGGCGATCGCCCCGCACGCCCAGACCCGGCTCAAGGTGCTCTCCGAGATCACCGACAACGTCGACTTCCTCTTCCTGCCCGAGCCCGTCTTCGACGAGGCGAGCTGGACCAAGGCCATGAAGGAAGGCTCGGACGCGCTGCTGCGCACCGCCCGGGAGAAGCTGGAGTCCGCCGACTGGACCTCGGCCGAATCCCTCAAGGAGGCCGTGCTGGCCGCCGGCGAGGCCCACGGCCTCAAGCTCGGCAAGGCCCAGGCCCCGGTCCGTGTGGCCGTCACCGGCCGCACGGTCGGCCTTCCCCTGTTCGAGTCCCTGGAGGTGCTCGGCAAGGAGACGACGCTGGCCCGCATCGACGCGGCGCTGGAGCGGC